A genome region from Lactobacillus sp. ESL0791 includes the following:
- a CDS encoding type II toxin-antitoxin system YafQ family toxin produces the protein MKYQVKFTKQFKRDFKLARKQDQDIEKLYQVIEQLAEGKQLKEQFKDHRLTGEYSGTRECHIAPDWLLIYKLDDEILVLILTRTGSHSNLFKS, from the coding sequence ATGAAATATCAGGTTAAATTTACCAAGCAGTTTAAAAGAGACTTCAAACTTGCACGCAAACAAGACCAAGACATAGAAAAGTTATATCAAGTAATTGAGCAATTAGCAGAAGGCAAACAACTTAAGGAACAATTTAAAGATCATAGATTAACAGGCGAATATTCCGGCACGCGTGAATGTCATATTGCACCTGACTGGTTGTTGATTTATAAATTAGACGATGAAATTTTAGTCCTAATTTTAACCAGAACAGGTTCTCATTCTAATTTATTTAAATCATAA
- the yaaA gene encoding peroxide stress protein YaaA — MKIIISPAMKMKVNQDTFPVQSQPVFLEKTKILEEFLKNRSYDELKKIWHASDRVIRESQQQLEVMNLTKGLTPAVLSFSGIQYQYMMPDLFTKPALTYLQKNFWILSGFYGALRPFDGVCPYRLEMKNKLMGFTDPSLYKFWGSSIADLLFKDDNVIINLASKEYSKVVAPYLNGKRQMIAIDFQEKKNGTWKTVGVHAKMARGEMSKFIAEKQLTRPEELQDFHDFGFQFEPKISTADHFIFRTKFDFKRH, encoded by the coding sequence ATGAAAATTATTATCTCACCGGCAATGAAAATGAAAGTGAACCAAGATACTTTTCCAGTACAGTCACAACCAGTTTTTCTAGAAAAAACGAAAATTCTAGAGGAATTCTTGAAAAACCGCAGTTATGATGAACTGAAAAAAATTTGGCATGCAAGTGACCGGGTTATAAGGGAAAGTCAGCAGCAATTAGAAGTGATGAATCTGACCAAGGGATTGACGCCAGCGGTGTTGTCCTTTTCCGGCATTCAGTACCAATATATGATGCCGGATTTGTTTACTAAGCCAGCTCTTACCTATCTGCAGAAAAATTTCTGGATTTTATCTGGCTTTTACGGGGCTTTGCGGCCTTTTGACGGAGTTTGTCCGTACCGGCTAGAAATGAAGAACAAGTTGATGGGCTTTACTGACCCAAGTTTGTATAAATTCTGGGGCAGCAGTATTGCTGATCTTTTGTTTAAGGATGACAATGTGATAATTAATTTGGCATCTAAAGAGTATTCCAAAGTAGTTGCACCGTATTTAAACGGTAAACGCCAAATGATAGCCATTGATTTTCAGGAAAAGAAAAATGGTACCTGGAAGACAGTCGGAGTTCATGCCAAAATGGCTCGCGGCGAGATGAGCAAGTTTATCGCGGAAAAACAATTGACACGGCCTGAAGAACTTCAAGATTTTCATGATTTTGGTTTTCAATTTGAACCGAAAATCAGCACAGCCGATCATTTTATTTTTCGAACTAAATTTGATTTTAAAAGACATTAA
- a CDS encoding methylated-DNA--[protein]-cysteine S-methyltransferase, giving the protein MTFYYDYLQIGSTPYCLAADTSGLVYVGKKNDPKYDIANFYPNEEKLLHDSQMLAPYIRELTEYFSGKRQKFTVPINISKFGTPWQRQVLEHVAKIPYGKTISYGSLAQAVGKPLAVRAVAHAVARNPVPFFIPCHRVILTSGQIGNYRLGPEEKRQLINLEKSYL; this is encoded by the coding sequence ATGACCTTTTATTACGATTATTTACAAATCGGCAGCACACCATATTGCTTGGCAGCCGACACTTCCGGATTAGTCTATGTTGGCAAAAAGAATGATCCTAAATATGACATTGCCAATTTTTATCCTAACGAAGAAAAGTTACTGCACGATTCGCAAATGCTTGCACCTTATATTAGAGAATTAACCGAATATTTTTCTGGTAAACGGCAAAAATTCACCGTGCCAATTAATATCAGCAAGTTCGGCACGCCCTGGCAGCGTCAGGTGCTTGAACATGTTGCCAAAATTCCTTATGGTAAAACAATAAGTTATGGTAGCTTGGCACAAGCAGTAGGTAAGCCGCTGGCTGTGCGCGCAGTTGCCCACGCTGTCGCGCGCAATCCTGTTCCCTTCTTTATTCCCTGCCACCGTGTGATTCTTACCAGCGGTCAAATTGGTAATTATCGCTTAGGTCCGGAAGAAAAAAGACAGCTAATCAATTTAGAAAAGAGTTATTTGTAG
- a CDS encoding NAD-dependent protein deacylase → MIDSKQITQLQTDIKDANHITFLTGAGVSTHSGIPDYRSKNGIYDGVSESPETILSDETLYHRPEFFYDFVMKNMYFPDAQPNLIHKKIAQICNQKGDLITQNVDNLDHKAGNQHMTEFHGSLYNIYCTKCQKAVSYEEYAQGYEHKDCGGIIRPGIVLYGEAINPDNLSRSVNAMENSDLIIISGTSFVVYPFAQLLAYKQAGAKVWAINKTEIPASGINSIIGDALDVFAKL, encoded by the coding sequence ATGATTGATTCTAAGCAAATTACCCAATTACAAACTGATATTAAGGATGCTAACCACATTACTTTTTTAACCGGTGCCGGCGTTTCCACCCACTCCGGCATCCCTGATTACCGCTCCAAAAACGGAATCTATGACGGTGTGTCCGAAAGTCCGGAAACAATTTTGAGTGACGAAACCCTTTACCACCGTCCAGAATTTTTCTATGATTTTGTCATGAAAAACATGTACTTTCCTGATGCCCAGCCCAATTTGATCCACAAAAAAATTGCCCAAATCTGCAACCAAAAAGGCGACTTGATTACCCAAAATGTTGATAACTTGGACCATAAGGCAGGTAACCAGCACATGACCGAATTTCACGGCAGCCTCTACAATATTTATTGCACCAAGTGCCAAAAGGCGGTTTCCTACGAAGAATATGCTCAAGGCTATGAACACAAGGATTGCGGCGGCATCATTCGTCCAGGAATTGTCCTTTATGGTGAAGCAATCAATCCCGACAATTTGTCCAGGTCGGTTAATGCCATGGAAAATTCCGACCTAATCATTATTTCCGGCACCAGTTTCGTAGTTTATCCCTTTGCCCAACTGCTGGCCTACAAGCAGGCAGGGGCCAAGGTCTGGGCTATCAACAAAACGGAAATTCCGGCTTCCGGCATCAATTCCATTATCGGTGATGCCTTGGATGTTTTCGCCAAGCTTTAA
- a CDS encoding aldo/keto reductase family oxidoreductase, with protein sequence MRQIKIGDTNFIGSAIALGIMRMNALTVNEAVKTLETAHDVGINYIDSADVYGHGKSEEIFGQAFKKSLLTRDDFYIQSKTGIYENPDLNYKTTRYDFSQKYIINAVDDILSRMGIDYLDSLLLHRPDALMDPAEIAAAFDELQAAGKVRHFGVSNFNPMQVELLQQGLSQKLLINQLQFSVMHTGPIDFNIHTNMTDERSIDHDRGVLDYSRLHKMTVQAWSPFQYGQIEGNFIGNPKFPEVNAALQKLAYQKGASKNAIAAAWILRHPAKIQVIIGTMNPEHIIDSAKGADIALTAQEWYDIYLAAGNDLP encoded by the coding sequence ATGAGACAAATTAAAATTGGTGACACTAACTTTATAGGTTCGGCCATCGCTTTGGGTATCATGCGCATGAACGCCTTAACCGTTAACGAAGCGGTCAAAACTTTGGAAACTGCGCACGATGTTGGCATTAACTATATTGATTCGGCCGATGTTTATGGTCATGGCAAATCTGAAGAAATTTTTGGTCAGGCTTTCAAAAAATCTTTACTGACGCGTGACGATTTTTATATTCAATCTAAAACCGGCATTTACGAAAATCCCGACTTAAATTATAAAACCACGCGCTACGATTTTTCCCAAAAATATATTATTAATGCTGTTGACGACATTCTGAGCCGCATGGGAATTGATTATCTTGACAGCCTGCTTTTGCACCGGCCGGATGCCTTGATGGATCCTGCTGAAATTGCTGCCGCTTTTGATGAGTTACAAGCAGCAGGAAAAGTGCGCCACTTTGGCGTGTCCAACTTCAACCCCATGCAGGTTGAACTGTTGCAACAAGGTCTGAGCCAAAAATTATTAATCAACCAACTCCAGTTCAGCGTTATGCATACAGGACCGATTGATTTCAACATTCACACCAACATGACCGATGAGCGCAGCATTGATCACGATCGCGGCGTTCTTGATTATTCGCGCCTGCATAAGATGACCGTGCAGGCCTGGTCACCTTTCCAGTATGGGCAAATTGAAGGCAATTTTATCGGCAATCCAAAATTCCCCGAAGTTAACGCCGCCCTGCAAAAACTGGCTTACCAAAAAGGTGCATCCAAGAATGCAATTGCCGCCGCTTGGATTTTACGGCATCCTGCAAAAATCCAAGTCATTATCGGCACGATGAATCCTGAACATATTATTGATAGTGCCAAAGGCGCAGACATCGCATTGACTGCCCAAGAATGGTATGACATCTATTTAGCTGCAGGAAACGATTTACCGTAA
- a CDS encoding TerC family protein, giving the protein MAIIKMYAPFFSGSNWLHVLTSGKDWMVILTLILMECLLSVDNAVVLAAQTKVLPTKKQQEKSLFYGLWGAYLFRFIVIGIGTYLINFWEIKLAGSIYLFYLAWKFFYDERHPQKATAKAKNAQVKIAHEQKKKKKHWLSLFWRTVISIEAMDIVFSIDSVLAALAVSNNPVIVLIGGMIGILCMRGVAEIIIKLMDIIPELQPMAYVLIAIIALKLLLSLPPLNFELPNTVFAIIVFSILGITIIFHFLRAKHKSSN; this is encoded by the coding sequence ATGGCAATTATTAAAATGTATGCCCCGTTTTTCAGTGGAAGCAACTGGCTGCACGTCTTAACCAGCGGCAAAGACTGGATGGTAATCCTAACTTTGATCCTGATGGAATGCTTGCTATCCGTTGACAATGCGGTCGTGTTAGCTGCACAAACCAAAGTTTTGCCCACGAAAAAGCAGCAGGAAAAGTCGCTGTTCTATGGTCTTTGGGGCGCATATCTTTTCCGCTTTATCGTGATTGGTATTGGCACCTATCTGATTAATTTTTGGGAAATCAAATTAGCCGGCAGCATCTACCTTTTTTATTTGGCCTGGAAATTCTTTTACGATGAGCGGCACCCACAAAAAGCGACAGCTAAAGCAAAAAACGCGCAAGTAAAAATTGCGCACGAGCAAAAAAAGAAGAAAAAGCACTGGCTTTCTCTCTTCTGGCGGACAGTTATTTCAATTGAAGCAATGGATATTGTCTTCTCCATTGACTCTGTTTTAGCCGCACTAGCTGTTTCCAACAATCCTGTTATTGTGCTGATTGGCGGCATGATTGGCATTCTGTGTATGCGGGGCGTTGCCGAAATTATTATTAAATTAATGGATATTATTCCAGAACTGCAGCCGATGGCCTATGTCTTAATCGCGATTATCGCTCTCAAGCTGCTGTTATCACTGCCGCCGCTGAATTTCGAACTGCCAAATACAGTTTTTGCCATAATTGTTTTCAGCATTTTGGGGATCACGATTATTTTTCATTTCTTGCGGGCAAAACACAAAAGCAGTAACTAA
- a CDS encoding histidine phosphatase family protein, protein MEIVFVRHGQTALNKKNYLQGASVNLSLDEDGRKYAEKAAAHFDPSEFDVVYSSPLKRAVETAKIFTKGQRDIILDERLTEFDFGEWDAKSLPEIRKKYPDAIDPWGKVNKHFIKYAKKGETFPDFDKRCGVFLDDMAQKYPENKVLVICHGTLIRMMAAHYLTHGDMNHFETIDNCALVKFSVRDGVARMNYYNRKLI, encoded by the coding sequence ATGGAGATAGTTTTTGTGCGCCACGGTCAAACTGCTTTAAATAAGAAAAATTATTTGCAGGGTGCTTCTGTTAATCTCAGCTTGGATGAAGATGGGAGAAAGTACGCTGAAAAAGCTGCTGCCCACTTTGATCCTAGTGAGTTTGATGTTGTTTATTCCAGCCCGTTAAAACGAGCTGTAGAAACGGCCAAGATTTTTACTAAAGGACAACGAGATATTATTTTGGATGAGCGGCTGACTGAATTTGATTTCGGCGAATGGGATGCGAAATCGCTGCCCGAAATCCGAAAAAAATATCCGGATGCGATCGATCCGTGGGGCAAGGTTAATAAGCATTTTATTAAGTACGCTAAAAAAGGTGAAACTTTTCCAGATTTTGATAAACGCTGCGGAGTATTTTTAGACGATATGGCGCAGAAATATCCTGAAAATAAAGTTTTGGTTATCTGCCACGGAACATTAATTAGGATGATGGCGGCCCATTACCTGACGCATGGCGACATGAATCATTTTGAGACAATCGATAACTGTGCTTTAGTCAAGTTTTCGGTGCGTGATGGTGTTGCGCGGATGAACTATTATAATAGAAAGTTAATATAA
- the hxlA gene encoding 3-hexulose-6-phosphate synthase, which yields MKLQLALDDISLTDALSLGEKVRDYVDIFEIGSPFIIEEGMHAVRAFRKKFPEKEILADTKIADAGEYEAGLTFAAGADYCTVIAITDDLTIKACINAANKYGKKVFVDTINASDLKNRIPKLEKELGVNSISVHVGVDEQAAGQTPLNALKEVKEISQGSLISVAGGIKPATIDQYVAAGADIVIVGGGVNHAEDPVEAARQLSEAIHQ from the coding sequence ATGAAATTGCAATTGGCACTTGATGACATTAGCTTGACTGATGCGTTGAGTTTGGGTGAAAAAGTAAGAGATTACGTTGATATTTTTGAAATTGGCTCACCGTTTATTATTGAGGAAGGAATGCATGCGGTGCGCGCCTTCAGAAAAAAGTTTCCTGAAAAAGAGATTTTGGCGGATACTAAAATTGCTGATGCTGGTGAATATGAAGCAGGCTTGACTTTTGCGGCCGGCGCAGATTACTGTACCGTCATCGCAATTACCGATGACTTAACAATTAAGGCTTGCATTAATGCAGCGAATAAATATGGGAAAAAGGTTTTTGTGGATACCATCAATGCTTCTGATTTAAAAAACAGAATTCCGAAATTAGAAAAAGAACTGGGCGTAAACAGTATCAGTGTCCATGTTGGGGTTGATGAACAGGCAGCAGGACAAACGCCATTAAATGCCTTAAAAGAAGTTAAGGAAATCAGTCAGGGATCATTAATTTCTGTTGCTGGCGGGATTAAGCCGGCAACCATAGATCAATATGTTGCTGCGGGTGCAGATATTGTGATTGTTGGCGGCGGAGTTAATCATGCCGAAGACCCGGTTGAAGCAGCAAGACAGCTTTCAGAAGCAATTCATCAATAG
- a CDS encoding DUF488 domain-containing protein, whose translation MHEIKLVRIYDHDQPVGYRILVDRLWPRGISKVNAKLDMWAKEIGPTKELRQWFNHEDEKYPEFKKRYLAELANNDFTPDFIQLVQVQLKKQDVLFLFGAKNKEHNQAVVLKEYTVSQF comes from the coding sequence ATGCATGAAATTAAATTAGTCAGAATTTATGACCATGATCAACCGGTGGGTTACCGTATTTTAGTTGATCGTTTATGGCCGCGCGGCATTAGTAAGGTCAATGCTAAGTTGGACATGTGGGCAAAAGAGATTGGTCCAACTAAAGAGCTGCGCCAATGGTTCAATCATGAAGATGAAAAGTATCCAGAATTTAAAAAGCGCTACTTGGCTGAACTTGCTAACAATGATTTTACACCCGACTTCATCCAGTTGGTACAGGTCCAATTAAAAAAGCAGGATGTGTTGTTTTTGTTTGGTGCCAAAAACAAAGAACACAACCAGGCGGTTGTGCTTAAGGAATATACTGTAAGTCAGTTTTGA
- the asnA gene encoding aspartate--ammonia ligase: MSLILPKSYHPTLSIRDTEAAIVFIREHFQQILADKLNLQRMSAPMFVEKSTGINDNLNGVERPVAFDMKALPKEDTIEIVHSLAKWKRLALKRYGFGMHEGLYTNMNAVRRDEDLDNFHSIYVDQWDWEKIIKKEERTTETLKATVEKIFAAIKEIEKESTKRYPGSIYRLPDKIHFITTQELEDRWPEISPEERENKIAKEKKAVFLMKIGDKLSRSGKPHDGRAPDYDDWQLNGDIIFWYEPLEQKIEISSMGIRVSPESLRTQLKKAGCEERAKLPFHKMLLAGELPYTIGGGIGQSRLCMLLLGKAHIGEVQASIWPEATLKACSEHHIPIL, from the coding sequence ATGTCCCTAATTTTACCTAAAAGCTACCACCCAACTTTAAGCATTCGCGATACCGAAGCCGCAATCGTTTTTATCCGCGAACACTTTCAACAAATATTGGCCGACAAGCTTAACCTGCAAAGAATGTCTGCACCCATGTTCGTCGAAAAAAGCACGGGGATTAACGATAATCTCAACGGTGTTGAACGCCCAGTTGCCTTTGACATGAAAGCTTTGCCTAAGGAGGACACGATTGAAATTGTCCATTCTCTTGCCAAGTGGAAACGGTTGGCACTGAAAAGATACGGCTTTGGAATGCACGAAGGCCTTTACACTAACATGAACGCCGTTCGACGTGATGAAGACTTAGATAATTTCCATTCAATTTATGTTGACCAATGGGATTGGGAAAAAATCATCAAAAAAGAGGAGCGAACAACAGAAACCTTAAAGGCAACTGTCGAAAAAATTTTTGCCGCAATCAAAGAAATTGAAAAAGAGAGTACTAAACGCTATCCGGGCTCAATTTACCGCTTGCCTGATAAAATCCATTTTATCACCACTCAGGAATTGGAAGACAGGTGGCCGGAAATCAGTCCCGAAGAACGCGAAAACAAGATTGCCAAAGAAAAGAAGGCCGTCTTCTTAATGAAAATCGGCGACAAGTTAAGCCGCAGCGGTAAGCCGCACGATGGCCGGGCCCCCGATTACGATGATTGGCAATTAAACGGCGACATCATTTTTTGGTACGAACCGCTAGAACAAAAAATCGAAATTTCTTCGATGGGTATCCGCGTTAGTCCTGAAAGCCTTCGCACCCAGCTGAAAAAGGCGGGCTGCGAAGAGCGGGCCAAGCTGCCTTTCCACAAAATGCTGCTTGCTGGCGAACTGCCATACACAATCGGCGGCGGTATCGGTCAATCACGCTTGTGTATGCTTCTACTCGGCAAGGCTCACATTGGTGAGGTCCAGGCCAGCATCTGGCCAGAAGCCACACTTAAAGCCTGCAGTGAACACCATATTCCAATTTTATAA
- a CDS encoding DNA-3-methyladenine glycosylase, which yields MNYSTYFTNRSTAEITRDLLGRPLTFNDGKEILGGYIVEAEAYLGKNDRAAHSYGGRRSPANEGLYCAGGTIYIYAQRQYFFFDVATQAKNEPQGILIRAIDPVWGIEQMIDNRGGKSGVLLTNGPAKMMQALGIHNKIWDQHLLVDSPFTIDLDDKNKKIAKKIITDKRIGVNQDDPEWANKPLRYFVGGNSYVSRMKKRDYAEDNGWQQL from the coding sequence ATGAATTATTCAACTTATTTTACTAACCGTTCAACAGCAGAAATCACAAGGGACCTGCTTGGCAGGCCGCTCACTTTTAACGATGGCAAAGAGATCTTAGGCGGCTACATCGTTGAAGCCGAAGCTTATTTAGGTAAAAATGACCGCGCGGCCCATTCTTATGGCGGCCGCCGCAGTCCGGCAAACGAAGGCTTGTACTGCGCGGGCGGTACGATTTATATTTATGCCCAGCGACAATATTTCTTTTTCGACGTTGCAACCCAGGCAAAAAATGAACCACAGGGAATTTTAATCAGAGCAATTGACCCCGTTTGGGGCATCGAGCAAATGATTGATAATCGCGGCGGTAAAAGCGGCGTTTTATTAACCAACGGACCAGCAAAAATGATGCAGGCTCTGGGCATTCACAACAAGATTTGGGATCAACACTTGTTAGTTGATTCCCCATTTACAATCGATCTTGATGATAAAAATAAGAAAATAGCCAAAAAAATCATCACAGATAAACGCATCGGTGTTAACCAAGATGATCCTGAGTGGGCCAACAAGCCGCTGCGCTATTTTGTTGGCGGCAATTCTTATGTTTCAAGAATGAAGAAACGGGATTATGCAGAAGATAACGGATGGCAGCAATTGTAA
- a CDS encoding type II toxin-antitoxin system RelB/DinJ family antitoxin, translating to MTSANLNIRTDKEVKKQAEHIFNELGLNMSTAINIFLRQTIRDNGLPFKLTLKPNYETVTAIKDAEKIAKDADIVGYDNMTDLRKALEK from the coding sequence ATGACATCAGCAAATTTAAATATTCGCACGGATAAAGAAGTTAAAAAGCAAGCTGAACATATTTTTAATGAATTAGGATTAAATATGTCAACAGCAATCAATATTTTCTTACGCCAAACTATTAGAGACAATGGACTTCCGTTCAAATTGACACTAAAACCAAATTATGAAACTGTAACAGCAATTAAGGATGCAGAAAAAATTGCAAAAGATGCAGATATAGTTGGTTATGACAATATGACAGATTTACGCAAAGCACTTGAAAAATGA
- a CDS encoding SLAP domain-containing protein, with protein sequence MKIGKKFILGIIVSALVATPVPVNLKTVSAATTNTIKLVHGAYVYSKKGKRLRTYLGSKYKTHFHEGAVVKYTGKVEPIQRNSKHFYLLDNDNYNQSWLPYKKVKGSYYYSIGHGGYINAANVKQVNGQPLYISETTVKADLKAADNKPITLGTDNKVTIKNNQSIKVDYVASDISGNGTANYYHISNTKDAFIVARYIKTKPRQRLATQTEDTYIEFIKPTIAYNFQNILNPSNNSKVVTIDKDLVDYKQVIELLYIWVPQNNKAELFYRLGSATIHDTVDVTDAIDNNLFYIKAENVKYVSGPQLTPINTAEEAKEDIKVATEADKQDLQKAIAQEAIVKAAANYKNEEYSGYADEYDNYLAKAKEVYASKAASGVEVKQALWLLNKAQQTLLNMTPEKANSDLVGKMPAEY encoded by the coding sequence ATGAAAATTGGCAAAAAATTCATATTAGGGATAATTGTTAGTGCTTTAGTGGCAACACCTGTACCAGTCAACCTAAAGACTGTGTCTGCAGCAACTACAAATACGATAAAGTTAGTTCATGGAGCGTATGTTTATAGCAAAAAAGGCAAGCGGTTAAGAACTTACCTTGGTAGTAAATATAAAACCCACTTTCACGAAGGAGCTGTAGTAAAATATACAGGCAAAGTTGAACCTATTCAACGCAATAGTAAACATTTTTATCTATTAGACAACGATAATTACAATCAATCGTGGCTACCTTATAAAAAAGTCAAAGGAAGTTATTATTATAGCATTGGACATGGAGGGTATATTAACGCGGCTAATGTTAAGCAAGTTAATGGTCAACCACTATATATTTCTGAAACGACTGTTAAGGCAGATTTAAAAGCAGCCGATAACAAGCCAATTACGCTTGGAACAGATAATAAAGTTACTATTAAAAATAATCAATCAATTAAAGTAGATTACGTTGCTTCAGATATCAGTGGTAACGGTACAGCAAATTATTACCATATATCAAATACAAAGGATGCATTTATTGTTGCTAGATATATTAAAACTAAACCGCGACAAAGATTAGCTACACAAACAGAAGATACTTATATTGAATTCATTAAACCAACTATTGCTTATAATTTCCAAAATATTCTTAACCCAAGTAATAACAGTAAAGTTGTTACAATTGATAAAGATTTGGTTGATTACAAACAAGTAATTGAATTACTTTATATTTGGGTACCACAAAATAATAAAGCTGAACTATTTTATCGCTTAGGATCTGCTACAATACATGACACAGTAGATGTAACTGATGCTATTGACAATAATCTTTTCTATATCAAAGCTGAAAATGTTAAATATGTTTCAGGACCACAACTTACTCCAATTAATACAGCTGAAGAAGCAAAAGAAGATATAAAAGTGGCTACTGAAGCTGACAAACAAGACTTACAAAAAGCAATTGCTCAGGAAGCTATAGTTAAAGCTGCAGCTAATTATAAAAATGAAGAATACAGTGGGTATGCTGACGAGTATGATAATTATCTTGCTAAAGCTAAAGAGGTTTATGCCTCAAAGGCAGCAAGTGGAGTTGAGGTTAAGCAGGCGCTGTGGCTTTTAAATAAGGCTCAACAGACTTTGCTAAATATGACTCCAGAAAAAGCTAATTCTGATTTAGTTGGTAAAATGCCGGCTGAATATTAA
- the hxlB gene encoding 6-phospho-3-hexuloisomerase, whose translation MKSEKLAVISQEIAKYSQKIDDEQLKQVAKLCHQAKRIFVAGAGRSGFAARGFANRLMQLGLTAYFVGETTTPSIQKGDLLVIGSGSGSTGSLVVDAQKAKKCGAQIATLTIYPDATIGKLADGSIIIPGETPKNESVDHDTAESIQPMGTLFEQLSWLTYDAIILELMELTGETSESMFPRHANLE comes from the coding sequence ATGAAATCAGAGAAATTAGCAGTTATTTCGCAGGAAATCGCAAAATATAGTCAAAAAATAGATGATGAACAATTGAAACAAGTAGCAAAATTGTGCCATCAGGCAAAGCGAATTTTTGTTGCGGGTGCAGGCAGATCAGGTTTTGCTGCAAGGGGCTTTGCCAACCGTTTGATGCAGCTGGGATTAACTGCATATTTTGTCGGTGAAACAACGACCCCTTCGATTCAAAAGGGTGACTTGCTTGTGATTGGTTCTGGTTCTGGTAGTACGGGGAGCCTTGTGGTTGATGCCCAGAAGGCAAAAAAGTGTGGTGCCCAAATTGCAACACTAACAATTTATCCGGATGCGACAATTGGTAAATTAGCTGATGGATCAATCATTATCCCTGGTGAAACGCCTAAAAATGAATCCGTTGATCATGATACTGCTGAATCAATTCAGCCAATGGGAACATTGTTTGAGCAGCTGAGCTGGCTCACTTATGATGCAATTATTTTGGAATTAATGGAATTAACGGGTGAAACGTCTGAAAGTATGTTTCCCCGGCATGCCAATTTGGAATAG